The Gemmatimonadota bacterium genome has a segment encoding these proteins:
- a CDS encoding methyl-accepting chemotaxis protein: MTLHTPIARRSAPSAADTELLDIREGIRAIADACRQSAEGDLEVRVLGIRRDGPLGDLARSINHLLDLTDAFIRESQASLQHASERKYYRLVLERGLLGTYRDAARLINGATAQMAAQAAALDTARVERLRLADDFEGVIKSVVDSVAAAATEARATAEGLSDTARATNSQSVTVAAASEEASVSLDTVAQAAEQVEMGVSQIEEQSTRAQHQASSAVTAAERANTTVFGLADATAQISRVVKLINDIAGQTRLLALNAAIEAAHAGEVGRGFAVVAAEVKSLASKTGEATGVIGAQVQAIQDATGEAIDAIDGITGAIRQMHQMSGEVTDAVRGQRQATTAINHNIREAGEGTRQVASGIQLVASAVRDTSDAAGQMQGAAAELSRMAELLRSEVDRFLASVRGA; this comes from the coding sequence ATGACACTGCACACACCGATCGCGCGACGCAGTGCACCGTCCGCCGCAGACACCGAGCTACTGGACATCCGCGAGGGGATCCGCGCCATCGCCGACGCCTGCCGGCAGAGTGCCGAGGGTGACCTGGAGGTCCGTGTCCTGGGCATCCGGAGGGACGGCCCGTTAGGCGACCTGGCGCGAAGCATCAACCACCTGCTGGACCTGACCGACGCCTTCATCCGCGAGTCACAGGCCTCGCTGCAGCACGCGAGCGAACGCAAGTACTATCGGCTGGTCCTGGAACGCGGGTTGCTTGGCACGTACCGCGACGCGGCACGCCTGATCAACGGAGCGACGGCCCAGATGGCCGCCCAAGCCGCAGCCCTCGACACGGCACGCGTGGAGCGACTGCGGCTTGCCGACGACTTTGAGGGGGTCATCAAGTCGGTGGTCGACAGCGTCGCCGCAGCGGCCACGGAAGCACGGGCAACCGCAGAGGGCCTGTCCGACACGGCGCGGGCAACCAATTCGCAGTCCGTGACCGTCGCCGCCGCTTCCGAGGAAGCATCGGTGTCGTTGGACACAGTCGCCCAGGCCGCCGAGCAGGTGGAGATGGGCGTAAGCCAGATCGAGGAGCAGTCGACGCGTGCGCAACACCAGGCCTCGTCGGCGGTCACCGCAGCCGAACGAGCCAACACGACCGTGTTCGGGCTGGCCGATGCGACCGCCCAGATCTCTCGGGTCGTGAAGTTGATCAACGACATCGCCGGCCAGACGCGGTTGCTCGCGCTGAACGCTGCGATCGAGGCGGCACACGCCGGCGAGGTGGGACGCGGGTTCGCCGTGGTCGCCGCCGAGGTAAAGTCCCTCGCGTCCAAGACGGGCGAGGCCACGGGGGTGATCGGAGCCCAGGTGCAGGCGATCCAGGACGCGACGGGCGAAGCGATCGATGCCATCGACGGGATCACGGGGGCGATTCGGCAGATGCACCAGATGTCCGGCGAGGTGACGGATGCCGTGCGCGGGCAGCGGCAGGCCACGACGGCGATCAATCACAACATTCGCGAAGCCGGCGAGGGCACGCGGCAAGTGGCGAGCGGCATCCAGCTGGTGGCCAGTGCCGTCCGGGACACGAGCGACGCGGCGGGCCAGATGCAAGGCGCCGCCGCCGAGTTGTCTCGCATGGCCGAGCTGCTGCGCAGCGAGGTGGATCGCTTCCTCGCGAGTGTGCGCGGCGCCTAA
- the trpD gene encoding anthranilate phosphoribosyltransferase — MLDALAHRSLRCDESYRAFRGIIAGAFSEVEIAALLAALKTRGESPAEIAGAARAMRECAVPFPRPGYPLADTCGTGGDGAGTINISTAAAFVVAAAGLPVVKHGNRAISSRCGSADILEAAGVSIDVEPERARACLDAVGVCFLFAPRYHPGMRHAAGVRRSLRTRTVFNLLGPLANPAAPEIQLVGVYAPHLVRPAAETLSQLGCTSALVVHGSGLDEIALHGETTAVRVTNGQLQMLTLTPEDAGVGRSPRSALRPTDGQHPGEWLRHLLSGRGSEAHGAAVAVNAGAVLWIAGLAPTLAAGTAHAQRLLNDGEPARRLERMIEVTRGA; from the coding sequence CTGCTTGACGCGCTCGCGCATCGGTCACTCCGGTGCGACGAGAGTTACCGCGCGTTCCGCGGGATCATCGCTGGCGCCTTCAGCGAAGTGGAGATCGCCGCGTTGCTCGCGGCCCTCAAGACTCGCGGTGAGTCGCCGGCGGAGATTGCGGGTGCCGCGCGTGCCATGCGCGAGTGTGCGGTTCCGTTTCCGCGGCCGGGGTACCCACTGGCCGACACCTGCGGCACCGGTGGCGACGGGGCGGGCACGATCAACATCTCGACGGCGGCGGCCTTCGTGGTCGCCGCGGCGGGCCTGCCCGTCGTCAAGCACGGCAATCGTGCGATCTCGTCGCGGTGCGGATCAGCGGACATCCTGGAAGCCGCCGGCGTGTCGATTGACGTCGAGCCTGAGCGCGCCCGAGCGTGCCTCGACGCTGTCGGTGTCTGCTTCCTCTTTGCGCCACGCTACCACCCCGGGATGCGCCATGCTGCCGGGGTCCGCCGATCGTTGCGCACGCGCACGGTCTTCAACCTGCTCGGCCCGCTGGCGAATCCGGCCGCTCCCGAGATCCAGCTGGTCGGTGTGTATGCGCCGCACCTGGTCCGCCCGGCCGCCGAAACCCTTTCCCAGCTCGGGTGCACGTCCGCGCTCGTGGTGCACGGCAGTGGGCTTGATGAGATCGCCCTGCATGGGGAGACCACGGCCGTTCGCGTGACCAACGGGCAACTGCAAATGCTGACACTGACGCCAGAAGATGCTGGCGTCGGGCGCTCCCCACGCTCGGCACTGCGTCCGACCGACGGACAACACCCTGGCGAATGGCTGCGGCACCTCCTGTCAGGTCGTGGTTCCGAGGCACACGGCGCTGCGGTCGCCGTGAACGCCGGGGCGGTGTTGTGGATCGCCGGGCTGGCCCCTACGCTGGCGGCCGGGACCGCGCATGCCCAGCGGTTGCTTAACGATGGGGAACCCGCCCGACGACTCGAGCGCATGATCGAGGTGACCCGTGGCGCTTGA
- the trpCF gene encoding bifunctional indole-3-glycerol-phosphate synthase TrpC/phosphoribosylanthranilate isomerase TrpF codes for MALERILACTRARLEERRARRPLADLFEGLAPSGRSFERALRQAPPAFILEVKPRSPSRGALRATDQLVPVLDAYARHASAISVLTEPEFFGGSYDLLRQVRGAVRQPVLAKDFILDPYQVVEARYHGADAVLLMLSVLDDAAYASCAAVARELQMGVLTEVHTATEMRRARTHGAQVIGINNRDLGTLKVDVATTLTLAPLVPPGALCIAESGIDTRATFERLLPLVDGALVGSSLMQAQDVDRAVRHLVFGTTKICGLTRPDDARAAHGAGATHGGLVFHAPSPRAVSLSQADTVRRAAPLDWVGVFVDAHPATVAKVAGTLSLAGVQLHGCERADDIAELRECLDPSCEIWQAVTVRDRLPDAATPGVDLTMFDGYAEGRRGGTGRTFNWSLLEGGGVPYPYGLAGGLSPQNVAHAAQYGARILDVSSGVESSPGCKEAGLVNAFLRARRSTIRHASLNESSDMERVA; via the coding sequence GTGGCGCTTGAACGCATCCTGGCGTGCACCCGCGCTCGACTCGAGGAACGACGCGCTCGGCGTCCGCTCGCGGACCTGTTCGAGGGGCTCGCGCCGTCGGGGCGTTCCTTCGAGCGCGCCCTGCGCCAGGCGCCGCCGGCTTTCATCCTCGAGGTCAAGCCGCGTTCACCGTCCCGAGGCGCGTTGCGCGCCACTGACCAGCTGGTGCCCGTGCTCGACGCCTACGCGCGACATGCGAGCGCCATATCGGTCCTCACGGAGCCGGAATTCTTCGGTGGATCCTACGACCTCCTGCGGCAGGTGCGTGGTGCCGTGCGGCAGCCCGTCCTGGCGAAAGACTTCATCCTGGATCCCTACCAGGTCGTGGAAGCGCGGTATCACGGGGCCGACGCGGTCCTGCTCATGCTCTCGGTTCTTGACGACGCGGCCTACGCGTCGTGTGCAGCCGTCGCCAGGGAGCTGCAGATGGGGGTGCTCACCGAGGTGCACACGGCGACGGAGATGCGACGTGCCCGCACGCATGGTGCCCAGGTCATCGGGATCAACAATCGCGACCTCGGCACGTTGAAGGTCGACGTGGCCACGACCCTCACGTTGGCCCCACTGGTTCCGCCGGGTGCCCTGTGCATCGCGGAATCCGGGATCGACACGCGCGCCACGTTCGAGCGCCTGCTCCCGCTGGTGGACGGTGCCTTGGTGGGATCCTCCCTCATGCAGGCGCAGGACGTGGATCGCGCCGTGCGCCACCTGGTCTTTGGCACCACCAAGATCTGCGGGCTCACCAGGCCAGACGACGCGCGCGCCGCTCACGGTGCCGGCGCGACGCACGGGGGGCTCGTGTTTCATGCGCCGTCACCACGCGCCGTGTCGCTGTCTCAGGCGGACACCGTCCGCCGCGCGGCACCGCTGGATTGGGTGGGCGTCTTCGTCGACGCGCATCCCGCCACGGTGGCGAAGGTCGCGGGCACCCTGTCGCTGGCCGGCGTTCAGCTGCACGGGTGCGAGCGCGCGGACGACATCGCCGAGCTCCGGGAATGCCTCGATCCCTCGTGCGAGATTTGGCAGGCTGTCACGGTGCGGGACCGCCTCCCCGACGCCGCCACGCCGGGAGTCGACCTGACCATGTTCGACGGATATGCGGAGGGGCGACGCGGGGGGACCGGGCGCACCTTCAACTGGAGCCTCCTGGAGGGGGGCGGGGTTCCCTATCCGTACGGACTCGCCGGCGGCCTCTCGCCGCAGAACGTGGCGCATGCCGCGCAGTATGGGGCACGCATCCTGGATGTCAGCAGTGGAGTGGAGTCGTCGCCCGGCTGCAAGGAGGCCGGTCTGGTCAACGCCTTTCTGCGTGCGCGACGCAGCACGATTCGCCATGCGAGCCTGAACGAGTCGAGTGACATGGAGCGCGTCGCATGA
- a CDS encoding Type 1 glutamine amidotransferase-like domain-containing protein has translation MHRRSVSPACVALAFALLPAVLSAQAPRVGPPRGTVVVVGGGTMGPEIYQAFITAAGGPEALIVIVPNAGGAESYPQDGPGTRGWKAAGARNLYTYFTKDRKVADSDTFVAVLKRAGGVWFEGGRQFRLVDAYAGTKTEVAFREVLARGGVVGGSSAGASILGDFLVRGAPSNNNFIMHFPGYEKGFAYLKNTGVDQHVVARDRLADFADSLLPKFPNLLGISEDEGTAWVIRGDTGTIIGKSKGFVYGGKDPNDADAPLLTLHPGDRYDLGARRVLRRANEGTALTAEFVGDLFRKYADPIAGGAAVLVAHEGRVLVNRAFGIPAQPKYTPRTTVPVFTLGAIAGIFQGICDQLPEPPARQGADTTAAAPMTPFQRCVSQRAGAPVGLRKTMATASGEVKSNVDELYRVALALQQGSYARAGSNEPGVPRRPIDATRGWETDDVSGAARFRAFATTNGRRSAFVRIPSREITILVLTNDEGADARGIADRLLDALNASSR, from the coding sequence ATGCATCGTCGATCAGTTTCCCCTGCGTGCGTCGCACTGGCGTTCGCATTGCTCCCGGCTGTCTTGTCCGCCCAGGCACCCCGGGTCGGTCCACCTCGGGGCACCGTGGTGGTGGTCGGCGGCGGTACGATGGGTCCCGAGATCTACCAGGCCTTCATTACGGCGGCTGGTGGCCCCGAGGCCCTGATCGTGATCGTGCCTAACGCCGGCGGCGCAGAAAGCTACCCACAGGACGGCCCGGGCACGCGCGGATGGAAGGCCGCGGGAGCCCGCAACCTTTACACCTACTTCACGAAAGACCGGAAGGTTGCCGACAGCGATACCTTTGTCGCCGTGCTCAAGCGGGCCGGTGGGGTCTGGTTTGAGGGAGGACGCCAGTTCCGTCTGGTGGATGCCTACGCCGGGACGAAGACCGAAGTGGCGTTCCGGGAGGTCCTGGCCCGCGGCGGCGTGGTCGGAGGTTCCTCCGCCGGAGCGTCGATCCTCGGCGACTTCCTGGTGCGCGGCGCGCCGTCGAACAACAACTTCATCATGCATTTTCCGGGATACGAGAAGGGCTTTGCCTACCTCAAGAACACCGGGGTCGACCAGCATGTCGTCGCGCGCGACCGACTCGCGGACTTCGCGGATTCGCTTCTCCCGAAGTTCCCGAACCTCCTCGGCATCTCGGAAGATGAGGGCACCGCGTGGGTCATCCGCGGCGACACCGGAACGATTATCGGCAAGAGCAAGGGCTTTGTCTACGGCGGCAAGGACCCGAACGACGCGGATGCGCCGCTCCTCACCCTGCATCCCGGTGACCGCTATGACCTCGGCGCGCGACGCGTGCTGCGCCGCGCCAACGAAGGGACGGCCCTGACCGCCGAGTTCGTGGGCGACCTGTTTCGCAAGTACGCGGACCCCATCGCCGGAGGAGCGGCCGTGTTGGTCGCCCACGAGGGACGCGTGCTCGTGAACCGGGCGTTCGGGATCCCCGCACAGCCGAAGTACACCCCACGCACGACGGTGCCCGTATTCACGTTAGGCGCGATCGCCGGGATCTTTCAGGGCATCTGTGACCAACTGCCCGAACCGCCGGCCCGCCAAGGCGCTGACACCACGGCGGCCGCTCCCATGACCCCGTTCCAACGTTGCGTCTCGCAGCGTGCGGGTGCCCCGGTCGGCTTGCGCAAGACGATGGCCACCGCGTCCGGCGAGGTGAAGTCGAACGTCGACGAACTGTACCGCGTGGCCTTGGCACTCCAGCAGGGCAGCTACGCACGGGCCGGATCCAACGAGCCCGGCGTGCCGCGTCGGCCGATCGACGCGACACGGGGCTGGGAGACTGACGACGTCAGTGGTGCGGCGCGTTTTCGGGCCTTCGCCACCACCAATGGCCGGCGCAGCGCCTTCGTACGGATTCCCTCGCGCGAGATCACCATCCTGGTGCTGACCAACGATGAAGGAGCGGACGCCCGAGGCATCGCGGATCGGCTGCTGGATGCGCTGAACGCGAGCTCACGATAG
- a CDS encoding protein kinase, producing the protein MADIRTLLREHLGADYRIERELSGGGMSQVVLATDLRHQRRVVVKLLPAGLTAAISAERFEREILLSASLQHPNIVPVLSSGRMHGLPYFIMPFIEGESVRARVRRGPMSVRETVNVLKDVSRALVFAHAQGVVHRDIKPDNVLLSTGAGAAVVTDFGVAKALSASRHGAHVGPHAPGMTGAGMTIGTPAYMAPEQAAADPSVDHRADLYALGILGYEMLAGAPPFHGRTPQELLAAQMTEAPAPLYTRRYDVPRALNELLMRCLEKQPSRRPDSASVLLRLLEDPEVVSGVFAVQVPTRAKRWRAAGLGTAAVFAVLAAAGWYQSRAGATPGVSVALVPDTTGLSVAVVPLQVVGNDAQARDVAAALAPILAQTLTQLPRVRVVSDASVRALRDSVMASPAAGRRLGVSHLLEGSIQREREQVRVTLRLVFAATDSTAWSTILTGRVDSAFAFQDRVARAMREGLTPLRPAPRP; encoded by the coding sequence ATGGCCGACATCCGCACCCTCCTGCGCGAGCACCTCGGCGCCGACTATCGCATTGAGCGCGAACTGAGCGGTGGGGGCATGTCGCAAGTGGTGCTCGCCACGGACCTGCGACATCAGCGTCGGGTGGTGGTCAAGCTCCTCCCAGCGGGATTGACCGCCGCGATTTCGGCGGAGCGCTTTGAGCGGGAGATCCTGCTTAGCGCGTCCCTGCAGCATCCGAACATCGTGCCGGTGTTGTCGTCCGGGCGCATGCACGGCCTGCCGTATTTCATCATGCCGTTCATCGAGGGCGAGTCCGTGCGCGCCCGGGTGCGTCGTGGTCCCATGTCCGTTCGCGAGACCGTGAACGTGTTGAAGGACGTGTCGCGTGCGCTGGTGTTCGCTCACGCGCAGGGCGTGGTGCATCGCGACATCAAGCCGGACAACGTGCTGTTGTCGACCGGGGCTGGTGCCGCGGTGGTCACGGACTTTGGCGTAGCGAAGGCACTCAGCGCCTCGCGCCATGGGGCGCACGTCGGACCGCACGCCCCGGGGATGACCGGGGCCGGGATGACCATCGGGACGCCAGCCTACATGGCACCCGAGCAGGCCGCGGCGGATCCCTCGGTGGATCACCGGGCCGACTTGTATGCGTTAGGCATCCTCGGGTATGAGATGCTGGCCGGCGCGCCGCCGTTCCACGGGCGGACCCCACAGGAACTGCTGGCGGCCCAGATGACCGAGGCCCCCGCCCCGCTGTACACGCGCCGCTACGACGTCCCGCGCGCGTTGAATGAGCTGCTCATGCGGTGCCTCGAGAAGCAGCCGTCGCGACGCCCGGACTCGGCGTCCGTTCTCCTGCGGCTCCTCGAAGATCCGGAAGTCGTGAGCGGCGTCTTCGCGGTCCAGGTGCCGACGCGCGCGAAGCGTTGGCGCGCGGCCGGGCTCGGGACGGCGGCGGTGTTCGCTGTCCTCGCCGCCGCAGGCTGGTACCAGTCGCGCGCGGGAGCGACGCCGGGAGTGTCTGTGGCGCTCGTGCCGGACACGACCGGCCTCTCCGTCGCCGTCGTGCCGCTGCAGGTCGTTGGGAACGACGCCCAGGCGCGCGACGTGGCCGCGGCGCTGGCGCCGATCCTCGCCCAGACCCTCACTCAGCTGCCACGCGTACGGGTGGTCTCGGACGCCTCGGTGCGCGCGCTCCGGGACTCCGTCATGGCGAGCCCAGCGGCCGGGCGTCGACTGGGAGTCTCGCACCTGCTGGAGGGGAGTATTCAGCGGGAGCGCGAGCAGGTGCGGGTGACCCTCCGGCTCGTCTTCGCCGCGACTGACTCCACTGCGTGGAGCACAATCCTCACCGGGCGTGTGGACAGCGCATTCGCCTTCCAGGACCGGGTGGCTCGCGCCATGCGCGAGGGGCTCACGCCGCTTCGTCCGGCACCGCGCCCCTGA
- the trpA gene encoding tryptophan synthase subunit alpha, with protein MTARYAAMFERLSLRGESALIPFVTLGDPDRARSRDVLAAMVEQPIDGVELGVPFSDPVADGPVLQAAATRAVASGIRVRECLDLVHELRELAPHLPIGLLVYANTVTARGVARFYREAAAVGVDSVLVADLPLDEGGPFDVAAVAAGVSPIYVAAPNLSEARVAELARRTRGYTYVTSRPGVTGDDRHADGAALAGRIAALQRSAAPPAVVGFGISTPSDVRRACDAGARGVIVGSALVRRIHEDGTVPSSYLWELKAATAGVR; from the coding sequence ATGACGGCGCGATACGCGGCGATGTTCGAGCGCCTGTCCCTCCGCGGCGAAAGCGCGCTGATCCCCTTCGTCACGTTAGGCGACCCCGATCGCGCGCGCTCGCGGGACGTCCTGGCGGCGATGGTCGAGCAGCCGATTGACGGTGTGGAGCTGGGGGTGCCGTTCAGTGACCCCGTGGCCGACGGTCCCGTCCTCCAGGCCGCCGCGACCCGTGCGGTCGCCTCGGGCATCCGCGTGCGCGAGTGCCTGGACCTCGTCCACGAGCTCCGCGAGCTGGCGCCACACCTGCCGATCGGGTTGCTCGTGTATGCGAACACGGTCACCGCACGTGGGGTCGCCCGCTTCTATCGCGAGGCGGCCGCGGTCGGTGTCGACTCGGTCCTGGTCGCTGACCTGCCGCTCGACGAGGGTGGCCCGTTCGACGTGGCGGCGGTGGCCGCGGGGGTATCGCCGATCTACGTCGCGGCACCCAACCTTTCGGAAGCGCGGGTTGCCGAACTGGCACGGCGAACGCGAGGCTACACCTATGTCACGAGTCGCCCCGGCGTGACCGGCGATGACCGCCACGCGGACGGGGCCGCACTCGCCGGTCGCATCGCCGCCCTGCAGCGCTCGGCTGCTCCACCCGCCGTGGTCGGTTTTGGCATCTCAACGCCCTCCGATGTACGGCGGGCATGCGACGCCGGTGCGCGTGGCGTCATCGTGGGGTCCGCCCTGGTCCGCCGGATCCACGAGGACGGCACGGTCCCGTCCTCGTACCTGTGGGAGCTGAAGGCTGCTACCGCCGGAGTGCGCTGA
- a CDS encoding PAS domain S-box protein, with the protein MLATRDRATPTGRERTFGEDQIIVSKTDLQGRITYANDVFIAVSGYEEAELIGAPHSLIRHPDMPRAVFKLLWDTLAQGREIFAYVNNLARDGSNYWVLAHVTPSRDRAGRITGYHSNRRVPERRCVDAIAGIYTVLRDTERAHPDRQTGLAASHALLEETLASTGKSYEEWIWSL; encoded by the coding sequence ATGCTCGCCACTCGAGACCGCGCCACCCCGACCGGCCGTGAACGGACGTTCGGCGAAGACCAGATCATCGTATCGAAGACCGACCTCCAGGGCCGGATCACGTATGCCAACGACGTGTTCATTGCGGTGTCGGGGTACGAGGAAGCCGAGCTGATCGGCGCGCCGCACAGCCTGATCCGGCATCCGGACATGCCGCGCGCCGTGTTCAAGCTCCTGTGGGACACCCTGGCGCAGGGTCGTGAGATCTTTGCGTATGTCAACAACCTCGCGCGGGACGGCTCCAACTACTGGGTGCTCGCCCATGTGACCCCCTCGCGTGATCGCGCAGGACGCATCACCGGGTATCACTCCAACCGGCGCGTGCCGGAGCGGCGATGCGTCGACGCCATCGCCGGCATCTATACCGTCCTCCGGGACACGGAGCGCGCTCACCCGGACCGCCAGACCGGGCTGGCGGCCTCCCATGCCCTGCTCGAAGAAACCCTCGCCAGCACCGGGAAGAGTTATGAAGAGTGGATCTGGAGCCTCTAG
- the trpB gene encoding tryptophan synthase subunit beta: protein MITSTRFGEFGGVFVPEILVPALEELEAAWLDAMTDEPFCAELRHLLRHWAGRPTPLYRCGRFGAALGGEVWLKREDLLHGGAHKTNQALGQALLARRLGKRRLIAETGAGQHGVATAMAGAALGLDVVVYMGARDIERQAPNVGRMRLFGATVVAVHTGSATLKDAINEALRDWSARYEDTHYLLGTAAGPHPFPRMVRDFQRVIGDEARAQYLAAVESLPDAVVACVGGGSNAIGMFTAFLDDPVPLVGVEPAGRGLDSGAHGATLQRGRPGILHGAHTMILEDEDGLVIESHSISAGLDYPAVGPEHAWLQATGRARYVGCTDADAIAAALELARCEGILPALESAHALAAACVLLRDGEARSVLVNLSGRGDKDLATLAAGTSTRGGAP, encoded by the coding sequence ATGATCACCAGCACACGGTTCGGCGAGTTCGGTGGAGTGTTCGTCCCCGAGATCCTCGTGCCCGCCCTCGAGGAACTCGAGGCGGCCTGGCTGGACGCCATGACCGACGAACCCTTCTGCGCCGAACTGCGCCACCTGTTGCGTCACTGGGCGGGTCGGCCGACTCCACTGTACCGCTGCGGCAGGTTTGGTGCGGCGTTGGGGGGTGAGGTGTGGCTCAAGCGCGAGGACCTGCTTCACGGTGGGGCACACAAAACCAACCAGGCACTGGGTCAGGCCCTGCTCGCCCGACGCCTCGGGAAGCGCCGGCTCATCGCCGAGACCGGCGCTGGACAACATGGCGTCGCCACGGCGATGGCCGGCGCGGCACTCGGGCTTGACGTCGTGGTCTATATGGGCGCGCGGGATATCGAGCGGCAAGCGCCCAACGTGGGACGTATGCGGTTGTTCGGTGCGACCGTGGTGGCCGTCCACACCGGGTCGGCGACGCTCAAGGACGCCATCAACGAGGCGCTGCGTGATTGGTCCGCGCGCTACGAGGACACGCACTACCTGCTGGGGACCGCTGCCGGCCCCCATCCGTTTCCGCGCATGGTCCGCGACTTCCAACGGGTCATCGGCGACGAGGCCCGGGCACAATACCTCGCTGCCGTGGAGAGCCTCCCTGACGCCGTTGTCGCCTGCGTCGGGGGAGGCTCGAACGCCATCGGGATGTTCACGGCATTCCTCGACGACCCCGTGCCCCTCGTCGGCGTGGAGCCGGCGGGGCGCGGCCTCGACTCCGGGGCGCACGGGGCCACGCTGCAACGTGGGCGACCAGGCATTCTCCACGGCGCCCACACCATGATCCTTGAGGACGAGGACGGGTTGGTGATTGAGTCGCACTCCATCTCCGCCGGGCTGGACTATCCTGCGGTAGGGCCTGAACACGCATGGTTGCAGGCCACCGGACGGGCGCGGTATGTGGGTTGCACGGACGCCGATGCGATCGCAGCGGCCCTGGAGCTCGCGCGCTGTGAGGGGATCCTCCCCGCGTTGGAGTCTGCCCACGCCCTGGCCGCCGCATGCGTGCTCCTCCGCGATGGCGAGGCGCGGTCGGTGCTGGTGAACCTGTCGGGCCGCGGGGACAAGGACCTCGCCACCCTGGCGGCAGGCACCAGCACCCGCGGAGGCGCCCCATGA
- a CDS encoding alpha/beta hydrolase: protein MPSLRSLAIAIAAALPWSTSAQSRFDHATRIGRVDSLHSAHLKEQRPYLVYTPPSYSDTTATPQHYPVLYLLDGDAHFHSVTGLIQILGTGVNGTYVLPEMIVVAIPNTRDRLRDMTPTRTTVGFGGTAMPGLETSGGMPAFLSFIRDELIPQVERGYRTLPFRVFVGHSLGGITAIQALYTMPELFHAYVAIDPSLWWDNTLLLRQAKARMAAANWAGRALYVAQANTLSPDDSVTNPHFGAITQFDAQLKAYKPAGFRYAFKYYEHDDHGSVPLVAEYDALRFIFDGYKLNLPRTLAAPRTVVTHFQDVSAKLGVTFTPSEGALRLLGSVAMGQDATKSAEFHRMATELYPRSWRAWDNLGVAALAAKDTVGARRAWEESLRLNAGNAALRDRLSALRR from the coding sequence ATGCCTTCCCTGCGTTCCCTGGCCATCGCGATCGCCGCCGCCCTGCCCTGGTCGACCTCGGCGCAGTCACGGTTTGACCACGCGACGAGGATCGGTCGCGTGGACTCACTGCACTCGGCTCACCTGAAGGAGCAGCGCCCGTACCTTGTGTACACGCCGCCCTCCTACAGCGACACTACCGCAACCCCGCAGCACTACCCGGTGCTGTACCTGCTCGACGGCGACGCACACTTCCATTCCGTGACCGGGCTGATCCAGATCCTCGGCACGGGGGTAAATGGGACCTATGTCCTTCCGGAGATGATCGTCGTGGCGATTCCCAATACGCGGGACCGCCTGCGCGACATGACGCCCACGCGCACGACGGTCGGGTTCGGCGGCACCGCGATGCCCGGGCTCGAGACCAGCGGCGGAATGCCGGCCTTCCTGTCGTTCATCCGCGATGAGCTGATCCCCCAGGTGGAGCGCGGCTATCGCACCCTCCCGTTCCGGGTCTTTGTCGGACACTCGCTGGGAGGGATCACGGCGATCCAGGCGCTGTACACCATGCCGGAGCTGTTTCACGCGTACGTCGCGATCGATCCCAGCCTGTGGTGGGACAACACCCTCCTGCTGCGCCAGGCCAAGGCCCGGATGGCTGCGGCCAACTGGGCCGGCCGTGCCCTGTACGTGGCGCAGGCCAACACGTTGAGCCCCGATGACTCCGTGACCAACCCGCATTTTGGCGCGATCACCCAGTTCGATGCGCAGCTCAAGGCATACAAGCCGGCCGGGTTTCGCTACGCCTTCAAGTACTATGAGCACGACGACCATGGCTCGGTTCCGCTGGTGGCGGAATACGATGCCCTGCGCTTTATCTTTGACGGGTACAAGCTCAACCTGCCGCGTACCCTGGCCGCGCCGCGCACGGTCGTGACGCATTTCCAGGACGTCTCCGCCAAACTTGGGGTGACGTTCACACCATCCGAGGGCGCCCTGCGCCTCCTGGGTTCAGTGGCCATGGGCCAGGACGCGACGAAGTCCGCCGAGTTCCATCGGATGGCGACGGAACTGTACCCGCGGAGCTGGCGCGCCTGGGACAACCTTGGGGTGGCCGCCCTCGCAGCGAAGGACACGGTGGGGGCTCGACGCGCGTGGGAGGAGAGTCTGCGGCTGAACGCCGGCAACGCGGCCCTCCGCGACCGTCTCAGCGCACTCCGGCGGTAG